A single window of Lutzomyia longipalpis isolate SR_M1_2022 chromosome 1, ASM2433408v1 DNA harbors:
- the LOC129787007 gene encoding scavenger receptor class B member 1-like: MKNKVRKPLLGATLAVNNEQEINNNTEKSGFKFYSRRTIIFLSIGLTFIIAGIVATKISIRDLMLDEKLRMRPLLPPYQWWKNPQPIVRLRLFIFDVINHEEFLKGEDEVLKMREIGPIVYREHLRHENITFHSENDTMSFTAVRSVEFLEDENEPGILNRTIIVPNLSILAMASRLNDAPFFMKIGFNMLLRSSNDSVFQNTTIYKYLWDMDGQLMRLGEKLVPFMVPVDNYGILHTIYKSFTDRQNVKIGTAHGHEHFFEINLYNDRPTVPGFLPERGDCFATIENSTEGLYYPQRLTNESVLMYWRKTICRPSYLHYTEDVSVGGIPGKKYVLPDSTYDRTDPLEGDCYRGEGEPVFPDGLSDASKCYHGFPIAISKPHFLNRTGDWVKKLEGMTPSEEAHGSFIIAEPLTGVPLRECARSQSNIFVSKLSGFSNPDLMRFSEMVVPMIWLEYCMLELTPLINLALSFVVMYMEPLQYVGSMVCLALGSIALLLVAVDYFRDKKYRIISPDGKYV; this comes from the exons atgaaaaataaagtgaGAAAACCCCTTTTAGGTGCAACTCTTGCAGTGAATAATGAACAGGAGATTAATAATAACACAGAAAAATCcggatttaaattttattcccgCC GCACCatcattttcctttcaatcGGCCTCACATTCATCATAGCCGGTATTGTAGCTACAAAGATTTCCATTAGAGATCTCATGTTGGATGAAAAGCTCCGCATGCGTCCCCTCCTGCCGCCCTATCAATGGTGGAAAAATCCCCAACCCATCGTGCGGTTGCGCCTCTTCATCTTCGACGTGATAAATCATGAAGAATTCCTCAAAGGAGAAGATGAAGTGCTGAAGATGCGAGAGATCGGTCCAATTGTCTACAGAGAGCACCTTCGACATGAGAATATTACATTTCATTCAGAGAATGACACAATGAGCTTCACAGCGGTACGATCAGTGGAGTTCCTTGAGGATGAGAATGAACCTGGAATCCTCAATCGAACGATCATTGTTCcaaatctttcaattctt GCTATGGCGTCGCGACTGAATGATGCGCCCTTTTTCATGAAGATCGGCTTTAACATGCTCCTGCGCAGCTCCAATGACTCAGTTTTCCAAAATACGACGATCTACAAATATCTCTGGGACATGGATGGGCAACTCATGCGATTGGGTGAGAAGTTGGTGCCCTTTATGGTTCCTGTGGACAACTACGGCATCCTTCACACG atcTACAAATCCTTCACGGATCGGCAGAATGTGAAGATCGGCACAGCGCATGGGCATGAGCACTTCTTCGAGATTAACCTCTACAACGATCGACCCACAGTTCCGGGTTTTCTGCCTGAACGAGGTGATTGCTTTGCCACAATTGAGAACTCCACAGAGGGACTCTACTACCCCCAGCGTCTCACCAATGAATCCGTTCTCATGTACTGGCGCAAGACCATCTGCCGCCCAAGCTACCTCCACTACACTGAGGATGTGTCAGTGGGTGGAATTCCAGGAAAGAAGTACGTCCTCCCCGATAGTACGTACGATCGCACAGATCCTCTTGAAGGAGACTGTTATCGCGGAGAGGGCGAACCTGTGTTTCCAGATGGACTCAGTGATGCCTCAAAATGCTATCACGGCTTCCCCATTGCCATATCCAAGCCACACTTCCTCAATCGCACAGGCGATTGGGTCAAAAAGCTCGAAGGAATGACGCCAAGCGAAGAAGCTCATGGGAGCTTTATCATTGCTGAGCCATTGACGGGAGTTCCTCTGAGGGAATGTGCGAGATCACAAAGCAACATCTTCGTAAGCAAACTTTCAGGATTCTCCAATCCTGACTTGATGAGATTTAGCGAAATGGTTGTTCCAATGATCTGGCTTGAATAT TGCATGCTGGAGCTAACACCGCTTATCAATTTGGCCTTGTCGTTCGTCGTGATGTATATGGAACCTCTTCAGTACGTGGGCAGTATGGTTTGCCTAGCACTTGGCAGCATAGCCCTCCTCCTAGTCGCTGTAGATTATTTTAGAGACAAAAAATACAGAATAATCAGTCCTGACGGCAAATACGT ctAA
- the LOC129787013 gene encoding sensory neuron membrane protein 1-like: protein MRPLLPPFEWWKNPPPTKMKIIIFDVINHEEFLKGEDEVLKMREIGPIVYREHLRHENITFHSENDTMSFTAVRSVEFLEEENEPGILNRTIIVPNLSILAMASRLNDAPFFMKIGFNMLLRSSNDSVFQNTTIYKYLWDMDGQLMRLGEKLVPFMVPVDNYGILHTIYKSFTDRQNVKIGTAHGHEHFFEMNLYNDRPTVPGFLPERGDCFATIENSTEGLYYPQRLTNESVLMYWRKTICRPSYLHYTEDVSVGGIPGKKYVLPDSTYDRTDPLEGDCYRGEGEPVFPDGLSDASKCYHGFPIVISKPHFLNRTGDWVKKLEGIAPSEEAHGSYVIVEPLTGVPLKECARSQSNIFIHQLSGFSNPDLQRFSGMVVPMFWGDICIEELPLLIEYLMIFVVVWVPTLQPVGTFLAYIFGIMTLLYGLRQLHRLNLYTMVPQGR, encoded by the exons aTGCGACCGTTACTGCCACCCTTCGAATGGTGGAAAAATCCACCCCCAACAAAAATGAAGATCATAATTTTTGATGTGATAAATCATGAAGAATTCCTCAAAGGGGAAGATGAAGTGCTGAAGATGCGAGAGATCGGTCCAATTGTCTACAGGGAGCATCTTCGGCATGAGAATATTACATTTCATTCAGAGAATGACACAATGAGCTTTACAGCGGTACGATCAGTGGAGTTCCTTGAGGAAGAGAATGAACCTGGGATCCTCAATCGAACGATCATTGTTCcaaatctttcaattctt GCTATGGCGTCGCGACTGAATGATGCGCCCTTTTTCATGAAGATCGGCTTTAACATGCTCCTGCGCAGCTCCAATGACTCAGTTTTCCAAAATACGACGATCTACAAATATCTCTGGGACATGGATGGGCAACTCATGCGATTGGGTGAGAAGTTGGTGCCCTTTATGGTTCCTGTGGACAACTACGGCATCCTTCACACG atcTACAAATCCTTCACGGATCGGCAGAATGTGAAGATCGGCACAGCGCATGGGCATGAGCACTTCTTCGAGATGAACCTCTACAACGATCGACCCACAGTTCCGGGTTTTCTGCCTGAACGCGGTGATTGCTTTGCCACAATTGAGAACTCCACAGAGGGACTCTACTACCCCCAGCGTCTCACCAATGAATCCGTTCTCATGTACTGGCGCAAGACCATCTGCCGCCCAAGCTACCTCCACTACACTGAGGATGTGTCAGTGGGTGGAATTCCAGGAAAGAAGTACGTCCTCCCTGATAGTACGTACGATCGCACAGATCCTCTCGAAGGAGACTGCTACCGCGGAGAGGGCGAACCTGTGTTTCCAGATGGACTCAGTGATGCCTCAAAATGCTATCACGGCTTCCCCATTGTCATCTCTAAGCCTCATTTCCTCAATCGCACAGGCGATTGGGTCAAAAAGCTCGAAGGAATAGCGCCCAGTGAGGAAGCCCATGGAAGCTATGTGATCGTTGAGCCCCTCACGGGGGTTCCCTTGAAGGAATGCGCACGATCACAAAGCAACATCTTCATCCACCAATTATCTGGCTTCTCGAACCCGGACCTACAGCGTTTCAGTGGAATGGTCGTTCCGATGTTCTGGGGAGATATC TGTATTGAGGAACTCCCGCTGCTCATTGAATACCTCATGATCTTCGTGGTGGTTTGGGTGCCTACCCTACAACCTGTCGGTACATTCCTTGCctacatttttggcatcatGACGCTCCTCTATGGTCTTCGACAGCTTCACAGATTGAATCTCTACACAATGGTTCCACAGGGCAGATAA
- the LOC129787012 gene encoding acetylcholinesterase produces the protein MIYLMIKLSVHLIVISIILPSVFGIIDRLVVQTSTGPIRGRSVHVQNREVHVFHGIPYAKPPVDNLRFRKPVPVEPWHGVLDATRLPYSCIQERYEYFPGFPGEEMWNPNTNISEDCLYLNVWVPVKGRVRHSHFQSHETTSTERNEHHHHNSHHNKSAGLPMLVWIYGGGYMSGTSTLDIYNAEILAAMGNVIVASMQYRVGAFGFLYLSPDEFPYPDAAPGNQGMWDQALAIRWLKDNARAFGGDPDLITLFGESAGGGAVSLHLLSPVTQGLVRRGILQSGTLNAPWSHMTGERATKIGKALIDDCNCNSSLLQDSPVLVMECMQNVDAKTISVQQWNSYSGILGFPSAPTIDGEFMPYDPDIMLQRADLTGIDILVGSNKDEGTYFLLYDFIDYFSKDVATSLPREKFLEIMNTIFSKASEAEREAIIFQYTSWDSGNDNHNQQQVSKAVGDHFFICPTNEYAEGFAQQGASVYYYYFTHRTSTSLWGEWMGVLHGDEIEYIFGQPLNISLQYRERERALSTQMLRAFTEFARTGVPELEGETWPLYSRNDPRYYIFNAEGTEQSTEKFGRGPMAPSCAFWNKFLPKVRNWASPHLCESRDINDNSISSAGRPIIYLLYIIVGLIVSTSEYLNKL, from the exons atgATTTATCtaatgataaaattaagtGTTCATCTCATTGTGATTTCCATCATACTTCCGTCAGTGTTTGGTATTATCGATAGGCTTGTGGTGCAGACGAGCACAGGGCCAATTAGGGGACGCTCTGTGCACGTACAGAATCGCGAGGTGCACGTTTTCCATGGGATCCCCTATGCAAAGCCACCAGTAGATAATTTGAGATTTCGCAAACCCGTACCCGTGGAGCCATGGCATGGGGTCCTGGATGCAACGCGATTGCCCTACTCCTGCATCCAAGAAAG GTATGAGTACTTTCCTGGATTTCCGGGTGAAGAAATGTGGAATCCCAATACAAACATCTCCGAGGATTGCTTGTACTTGAATGTGTGGGTCCCTGTGAAGGGTCGGGTCCGCCATTCGCACTTCCAGAGTCACGAGACGACATCAACGGAACGCAATGAGCATCATCATCACAATAGTCATCACAACAAATCCGCAGGATTGCCGATGCTCGTGTGGATCTATGGTGGTGGCTACATGAGTGGCACATCCACGCTGGACATCTACAATGCCGAAATCCTTGCGGCAATGGGGAATGTCATTGTGGCCTCTATGCAGTATCGTGTTGGTGCTTTTGGGTTCCTCTACTTGTCTCCGGATGAGTTTCCCTATCCCGATGCCGCACCTGGGAATCAGGGCATGTGGGATCAAGCTCTTGCCATACGATGGCTCAAGGACAATGCCAGAGCTTTTGGTGGGGATCCTGATCTCATTACGCTCTTTGGGGAATCAGCTGGTGGTGGAGCTGTGAGCCTACATCTGCTCTCTCCCGTAACACAGGGCTTGGTGCGTCGTGGAATCCTTCAGTCAGGCACCCTCAATGCCCCCTGGAGTCACATGACGGGGGAACGGGCGacaaaaattggaaaagctCTCATTGATGACTGCAACTGCAATTCATCGCTACTGCAG GATTCACCCGTGCTCGTGATGGAGTGCATGCAGAATGTCGACGCTAAAACAATCTCGGTACAGCAATGGAACTCATACTCTGGCATTTTGGGATTTCCGTCTGCGCCCACAATTGATGGTGAATTCATGCCTTACGATCCCGACATTATGCTCCAGCGGGCTGATTTGACGGGAATTGATATTCTTGTTGGGAGCAACAAAGATGAGG GCACTTACTTTCTGCTGTATGACTTTATTGATTACTTCTCGAAGGATGTGGCAACGTCACTGCCGCGGGAAAAGTTTCTAGAAATCATGAACACCATCTTCAGCAAGGCATCAGAGGCTGAGAGAGAGGCAATTATTTTTCAG tatACGAGCTGGGACAGCGGCAATGATAATCACAATCAGCAGCAAGTTAGCAAGGCTGTTGGGGATCATTTCTTTATCTGTCCCACAAATGAATACGCCGAAGGTTTTGCTCAACAGGGGGCCTCTGTATATTACTACTACTTCACCCAC CGCACCAGCACATCACTGTGGGGTGAATGGATGGGGGTTCTGCATGGCGATGAAATAGAATACATCTTTGGGCAGCCACTGAACATATCACTGCAATACCGTGAACGTGAGCGGGCACTCAGTACACAAATGTTGCGAGCTTTCACAGAATTTGCAAGGACGGG TGTTCCCGAATTGGAGGGAGAAACATGGCCACTATACAGCAGAAATGATCCCCGATACTACATCTTCAATGCAGAAGGAACTGAGCAGTCAACTGAGAAATTTGGACGCGGCCCAATGGCACCGTCTTGTGCTTTCTGGAATAAATTCCTTCCTAAAGTTCGCAATTGGGCCA gtCCACATTTATGTGAGTCACGGGATATAAACGATAACTCCATTTCATCCGCCGGAAGGCCTATCATCTACCTTCTCTACATTATTGTAGGATTAATTGTCTCAACAAGTGAGTATTTGaacaaattgtaa